A stretch of the Lagopus muta isolate bLagMut1 unplaced genomic scaffold, bLagMut1 primary scaffold_177, whole genome shotgun sequence genome encodes the following:
- the B3GNT3 gene encoding N-acetyllactosaminide beta-1,3-N-acetylglucosaminyltransferase 3 gives CLQPPPSPSAPGIPTHHRAQRDPINGGHAAPAVLPVLQTRSPWRRAPQKWALLTVGTLGLCYLLSPTSSLWPRAAPSPEPTSIAAPDALPALPSITPCVANASVQNIPGFAELPKQSQDFMLYQHCRAFPQLLDVPGKCGGPAASSNIFLLLAIKSSPANYERREAIRKTWGQQRTLEGAQIRRLFLVGVSPDARNAAKLNRLLWHEQHEHHDVLQWDFRDTFFNLTLKLLLFHTWLQERCPGARFVFNGDDDVFVNTDNLVSFTRDVPSEQHLLAGQVLAGTGPIRNPGSKYFVPTQLMPSELYPPYCSGGGVLMSAFTARAIHHAAQHVALFPIDDVYVGMCLKRAGLAPISHNGIRPWGISVPRYSDVLDPCYYRELLVVHRFAPYEMAVMWQALQEPQLRCGRKVRIF, from the coding sequence TGCCTTCAGCCTCCACCATCACCATCGGCACCCGGAATCCCAACCCACCATAGAGCACAGCGTGATCCCATAAATGGGGGACACgcagccccagctgtgctccctgtCTTGCAGACCCGCTCCCCGTGGCGTCGTGCACCGCAGAAATGGGCTTTGCTCACGGTGGGGACCCTGGggctgtgctacctgctgtccCCCACCTCGTCTTTGTGGCCTCgcgcagcccccagccctgaaCCCACCTCCATTGCAGCCCCCGACgccctcccagctctgcccagcatcACCCCATGCGTGGCCAATGCTTCAGTGCAGAACATCCCTGGCTTTGCCGAACTGCCCAAGCAATCCCAGGACTTCATGCTCTACCAGCACTGCCGTGCCTTCCCACAGCTCCTCGACGTCCCTGGCAAATGCGGGGGTCCCGCAGCCTCCTCCaacatcttcctcctcctggccATCAAATCCTCCCCGGCCAACTACGAACGGCGCGAGGCGATCCGGAAGACGTGGGGTCAGCAGAGAACCTTGGAAGGGGCTCAGATCCGGCGGCTGTTCCTGGTGGGGGTTTCCCCCGATGCGCGGAACGCGGCCAAACTGAACCGGCTGCTGTGGCACGAGCAGCACGAGCACCACGACGTGCTGCAGTGGGACTTCAGGGACACCTTCTTCAACCTGAcgctgaagctgctgctgtttcacacCTGGCTGCAGGAGCGCTGCCCCGGCGCACGCTTTGTCTTCAACGGGGACGATGATGTCTTTGTCAACACGGACAACCTGGTGTCCTTTACGCGGGATGTCCCGAGCGAGCAGCACTTGTTGGCTGGGCAGGTGTTGGCCGGCACGGGGCCCATCCGGAATCCAGGCAGCAAGTACTTTGTGCCAACACAGCTGATGCCATCGGAGCTGTACCCACCGTACTGCAGTGGAGGAGGGGTGCTCATGTCTGCCTTCACGGCGCGCGCCATCCACCACGCGGCGCAGCACGTCGCGCTCTTCCCCATCGATGACGTCTATGTGGGGATGTGCTTGAAGAGAGCTGGGCTGGCCCCCATCTCCCACAATGGCATCCGGCCCTGGGGGATCTCCGTGCCCCGCTATTCTGACGTGCTGGACCCCTGTTATTACCgggagctgctggtggtgcACCGCTTTGCGCCCTATGAGATGGCTGTGATGTGGCAGGCTCTCCAGGAGCCCCAGCTGCGCTGCGGGAGGAAGGTGCGCATCTTCTAG
- the JAK3 gene encoding LOW QUALITY PROTEIN: tyrosine-protein kinase JAK3 (The sequence of the model RefSeq protein was modified relative to this genomic sequence to represent the inferred CDS: deleted 1 base in 1 codon) — translation MAPLGEETPLIGERSCSLSSSEPGTLQVFLYHRAPHAAPDSTAILTFTFGEYTAEELCVRAAKACGVLPICHPLFALATEDLSCWYPPNHLFTVEDARSQVVVYRIRFFFPNWCGLGQAHRFQLPSDRPSPVLDYPVIDYLFAQSRSDFIAGRMELALSLAEQEECLSLAVLDMLRIAKEKWQSPEQVFSCVSYKSCIPEPLRCQIQQHSFLTRKRIRRRVAQSLCRMGGCRADGRCLKLKYLLDLERLRRCWAEESFRARGPDADITIHVSADSGVSWSCGGSESRQHFCDFPDIADVSIKQASRDGGPVENRIVTLTKTDNRVLEVEFPTLREALSFVALLDGYYRLTADAHHYFCKEVAPPRLLEDVENQCHGPISSEFAVRKLKAAGAQPGLFVLRRSPQDFDSFLLTVCTETRSGQDFKRCLIRRDEDGSLWLTGLARRFCSLQELLGTYGRCGLQAEGAHLRLETCCPPLPREKSNLLIVRSGRRGPPNSPPAPRRSPSQLTFHKIDPESLIRGESLGQGSFTHIYKGIKRDQKDDEFYQTPVVLKVMDSSHRNCSESFLEAASIMSQLSHKHLVLLHGVSLGKDSIMVQEYIRHGPLDLYLKKNHSEGKVTTSWKLQVAKQLGYALNYLEDKKITHGNVSAKKVLLTREGDAASGSPPFIKLSDPGVSITVLAKELLVERIPWVAPECLSDPQSLALPADKWSFGATLWEIFSGGNMPVSLLEPQKKLQFYESRLQLPAPRWSELAALIAHCMHYEPSRRPCFRAIIRDINSLISSDYELLSELSPIDVTLRESFWGYEHVAAGHSPVLFEERHLKYISLLGKGNFGSVELCRYDPLGDSTGELVAVKKLQQDSAKELQDFEREIQILHSLQHDFIVKYRGVCYSRGRRGLRLVMEYLPDGCLRDYLQKNQHRLEHRTLLLYAWQICKGMEYLGAQRCVHRDLASRNILVESESHVKIGDFGLAKLLPQDKDYYVVQEPGQSPVFWYAPESLADNVFSRASDVWSFGVLLYELFTYSNKSRSPSEEFLRMMGPEKPAQIICHLLELLKDSRRLPVPPGCPTEVYAVMLSCWAFAPSARPTFSELAARVEALRDGRGTTRG, via the exons ATGGCCCCGCTGGGTGAGGAGACGCCGCTGATCGGCGAGCGCTCCTGCAGTCTGTCCTCCTCGGAGCCCGGCACACTGCAGGTGTTCCTCTACCACCGGGCACCCCATGCTGCCCCCGACTCCACCGCCATCCTCACCTTCACCTTCGGCGAATACACGGCCGAGGAGCTGTGTGTGCGTGCTGCCAAGGCCTGCG GCGTGCTGCCCATCTGCCATCCTCTCTTCGCTTTGGCCACGGAGGATCTCAGCTGCTGGTACCCCCCCAACCACCTCTTCACAGTGGAGGATGCCCGCAGCCAGGTGGTGGTGTATAGGATCAG GTTCTTCTTCCCCAATTGGTGTGGGCTGGGCCAGGCGCATCGCTTCCAGCTGCCCAGCGACCGCCCCAGCCCCGTGCTGGATTACCCTGTCATCGATTACCTGTTTGCCCAG TCTCGCAGTGACTTCATTGCGGGGCGCATGGAGCTGGCACTGAGCCTGGCGGAGCAGGAGGAATGCCTGAGCCTGGCGGTGCTGGACATGCTGCGCATCGCCAAGGAGAAGTGGCAGAGCCCCGAGCAGGTCTTCAGCTGCGTCAG CTACAAGTCCTGCATCCCGGAGCCGCTGCGGTGTCAGATCCAACAGCACAGCTTCCTCACCCGCAAGCGCATCCGCCGCCGTGTCGCGCAGTCCCTGTGCAGGatggggggctgcagggcggATGGGCGCTGCCTGAAGCTGAAATACCTGCTGGACCTGGAACGGCTGCGGCGCTGCTGGGCTGAGGAGAGCTTCCGTGCGCGCGGCCCCGACGCCGACATCACCATCCACGTGTCTGCAGACAGCGGGGTCTCCTGGAGCTGCGGCGGATCTGAG AGCCGCCAGCACTTCTGTGACTTCCCCGACATCGCCGACGTCAGCATCAAGCAGGCGAGCCGTGATGGTGGCCCCGTGGAGAACCGCATCGTCACCCTCACCAAGACAGACAACAGGGTGCtg GAGGTGGAGTTCCCCACGCTGCGGGAAGCTCTCTCCTTCGTGGCCCTGCTGGATGGTTACTACCGCCTGACTGCAGATGCCCACCACTACTTCTGCAAGGAGGTGGCCCCCCCCCGGCTGCTGGAAGACGTGGAGAACCAATGCCATGGGCCCATCAG CTCTGAGTTTGCTGTGCGTAAGCTGAAGGCGGCGGGGGCCCAGCCAGGGCTGTTTGTGCTGCGCCGCAGCCCCCAGGACTTCGACAGCTTTCTGCTGACCGTGTGCACCGAG ACACGCTCCGGGCAGGACTTCAAACGCTGCTTGATCCGCAGGGATGAGGATGGCAGCTTGTGGCTGACAGGGCTGGCAAGGCgcttctgcagcctgcaggagctgctgggcaccTATGGGCGCTGCGGGCTGCAGGCTGAGGGTGCTCACCTGCGCCTGGAGACGTGCTGCCCACCTCTGCCCCGAG aGAAATCCAACCTGCTGATCGTGCGCAGCGGCCGC CGCGGCCCCCCCAACTCCCCCCCTGCCCCGCGCCGCAGCCCCAGCCAGCTGACATTCCATAAGATCGACCCTGAGAGCCTCATACGG GGCGAGAGCCTGGGGCAGGGTTCCTTCACCCACATCTACAAGGGCATCAAGCGGGACCAGAAGGATGACGAGTTCTACCAGACCCCCGTGGTGCTCAAGGTGATGGACAGCAGCCACCGCAACTGCTCCGAG TCCTTCCTGGAGGCCGCCAGCATCATGAGCCAGCTGTCCCACAAgcacctggtgctgctgcacgGCGTCAGCCTCGGCAAGGACA GCATCATGGTGCAGGAGTACATCAGGCACGGACCCCTGGACCTCTACCTGAAAAAGAACCACAGTGAGGGCAAGGTGACGAccagctggaagctgcaggTGGCCAAGCAGCTGGGATACGCTCTCAACTACTTG GAGGACAAGAAAATCACCCACGGCAACGTTTCTGCTAAGAAGGTGCTGCTGACCCGGGAGGGGGACGCGGCCAGCGGCAGCCCCCCCTTCATCAAACTCAGCGACCCTGGAGTCAGCATCACCGTCCTGGCCAAGGAGT TGCTGGTGGAGCGCATCCCTTGGGTGGCCCCCGAGTGCCTGAGTGACCCCCAGAGCCTGGCGCTGCCAGCCGACAAGTGGAGCTTCGGGGCGACCCTGTGGGAGATCTTCAGTGGGGGCAACATGCCTGTCAGCCTGCTGGAGCCGCAGAAG aaGCTGCAGTTCTACGAGAGCCGCCTGCAGCTGCCCGCCCCGCGCTGGAGCGAGCTGGCTGCGCTGATCGCGCACTGCATGCACTACGAGCCCAGCAGGCGGCCCTGCTTCCGCGCCATCATCCGCGACATCAACAGCCTCATTTCCTCCG ACTATGAGCTGCTCTCAGAGCTGTCACCCATCGACGTGACGCTGCGGGAGAGCTTCTGGGGCTACGAACACGTGGCAGCggggcacagccctgtgctgttcGAGGAGCGGCACCTCAAGTACATCTCACTGCTGGGCAAG GGCAACTTTGGGAGCGTGGAGCTGTGCCGCTACGATCCGCTGGGTGACAGCACGGGGGAGCTGGTGGCGGTGAAGAAGCTGCAGCAAGACTCGGCCAAGGAGCTGCAGGACTTCGAGAGGGAGATCCAAATCCTGCACTCGCTGCAGCACGATTTCATCGTCAAGTACCGGGGCGTTTGCTACAGCCGTG GGCGCCGGGGGCTGCGGTTGGTGATGGAGTACCTGCCTGATGGCTGCCTGCGGGATTACCTGCAGAAGAACCAGCACCGCCTGGAGCACCGCACGCTGCTGCTCTACGCCTGGCAGATCTGCAAG GGCATGGAGTACCTGGGGGCCCAGCGCTGCGTGCACCGCGACCTGGCCAGCAGGAACATCCTGGTGGAGAGTGAGAGCCACGTGAAGATCGGTGACTTCGGGCTGGCCAAGCTGCTGCCACAGGACAAGGACTATTATGTGGTGCAGGAGCCTGGGCAGAGCCCTGTGTTCTG GTACGCACCCGAGTCGCTGGCTGACAACGTCTTCTCCCGAGCATCCGACGTGTGGAGCTTCGGGGTGCTGCTCTATGAGCTCTTCACCTACAGCAACAAGAGCAGGAGCCCCTCGGAG GAGTTCCTCCGCATGATGGGCCCTGAGAAACCAGCACAGATCATCTGCCAtttgctggagctgctgaaggacTCCAGGAGGCTCCCGGTGCCCCCAGGCTGCCCCACAGAG GTGTATGCggtgatgctgagctgctgggcatTCGCCCCCAGTGCCAGACCCACCTTCAGCGAGCTGGCAGCCAGAGTCGAGGCACTGAGGGATGGCCGTGGCACCACCCGTGGGTAG
- the SLC5A5 gene encoding LOW QUALITY PROTEIN: sodium/iodide cotransporter (The sequence of the model RefSeq protein was modified relative to this genomic sequence to represent the inferred CDS: inserted 1 base in 1 codon; deleted 3 bases in 2 codons) has protein sequence MLAPPGSLELWASEPLTFSLWDYGVFGLMLLVSTGIGLFHGLSKGGQKTSEDFFMGGRRMAAVPVGLSLSASFMSAIQVLGVPAEAYRYGSKFLWMCLGQLLNTLLTAYLFLPVFYRLGLTSTYEYLEWRFGRSVRLCGTLQYVMATTLYTGIVIYAPALILNQVTGLDIWASLLSTGAICTFYTTIGGMKAVIWTDVFQVFVMLSGFLAVIIRGLLLVGGPTRALAIATNGSRVNFGDFDLDPRSRYTFWTFLLGGTLVWLSMYGVNQAQVQRYVACKSEKEARIALLVNQVGLFCIVSSAVACGLVMFVLYKDCDPLLAGHISAPDQYMPYLVLDIFQTSPGVPGLFLACAYSGTLSTASTSINAMAAVTVEDLVKPRLPTLSPRRLMLISKGLSLFYGIACITVAALASLLGGGVLQGSFTVMGVIGGPLLGAFVLGMFVPACNTAGVFGGLSVGLALSLWVAVGGSLYPAPADVAGVLPASGAHCPLYNRTASTNHTLLLGPLPPQRPGTEPARPPIVGDFYAISYLYYGALGTLSTVLAGVLLSYLAGPTKRAQLPPGVLWWDITKQTSSVSPAGGAAPSGGCPTKVCRDLQGGPCPEAPPVLLGLGGQARXPPPAPRGHRAAAAGKPRVGTRTAEGGHGGGARAPMPTRCVGVAPPGGDNK, from the exons ATGCTGGCACCACCAGGCAGCCTGGAGCTGTGGGCATCAGAGCCCCTCACCTTCAGCCTCTGGGATTACGGTGTGTTCGGGCTGATGCTGCTCGTCTCCACGGGCATCGGGCTGTTCCATGGGCTGTCCAAGGGAGGCCAGAAGACCTCAGAGGACTTCTTCATGGGCGGCCGGCgcatggcagcagtgccagtgggGCTCTCGCTGTCGGCCAGCTTCATGTCAGCCATCCAGGTGCTGGGGGTGCCAGCTGAGGCGTACCGCTACGGCTCCAAGTTCCTCTGGATGTGCCTGGGGCAGCTGCTCAACACGCTGCTCACTGCATACCTCTTCTTGCCCGTCTTCTACCGCCTGGGGCTCACCAGCACCTATGAG TACCTGGAGTGGAGGTTCGGACGGAGCGTGCGGCTCTGCGGGACGCTGCAATACGTGATGGCTACG aCTCTGTACACAGGGATCGTCATCTATGCTCCTGCTCTGATCCTCAACCAAG TGACCGGTTTGGACATCTGGGCGTCCCTGCTCTCCACTGGCGCCATCTGCACCTTTTACACCACCATA GGCGGGATGAAGGCTGTCATCTGGACCGACGTCTTCCAGGTCTTCGTCATGCTCTCTGGGTTCCTCGCCGTCATCATCCGGGGGCTGTTGCTTGTGGGGGGCCCCACCAGGGCACTGGCCATCGCCACCAACGGCTCCAGGGTGAACTTTGGAGA CTTTGACCTCGACCCACGGAGCCGTTACACCTTCTGGACCTTCCTGCTGGGCGGCACGCTGGTCTGGCTCTCCATGTATGGCGTGAACCAGGCTCAGGTCCAGCGCTACGTGGCCTGCAAGAGCGAGAAGGAGGCGAGGAT AGCGCTGCTGGTCAATCAAGTGGGGCTCTTCTGCATCGTCTCCAGCGCGGTGGCCTGTGGCCTTGTGATGTTTGTGCTCTACAAGGACTGTGACCCCCTCCTGGCCGGCCACATCTCGGCCCCTGACCAG TACATGCCCTACCTGGTCCTCGACATCTTCCAGACGTCCCCTGGGGTACCCGGACTGTTCCTGGCCTGTGCCTACAGTGGGACCCTGAG CACCGCCTCCACCAGCATCAACGCCATGGCAGCCGTCACTGTGGAGGACCTGGTGAAGCCCCGGCTGCCCACGCTGTCACCAAGGAGGCTGATGCTGATCTCCAAGGGGCTGT CACTGTTCTATGGCATTGCTTGCATCACGGTGGCTGCGCTGGCTTCGCTGCTGGGCGGTGGTGTGCTGCAG GGCTCCTTCACCGTCATGGGGGTCATCGGCGGCCCTCTGCTGGGAGCCTTCGTGCTGGGCATGTTTGTGCCAGCGTGCAACACAGCT GGTGTGTTCGGGGGTCTGAGTGTCGGCCTCGCGCTCTCGCTGTGGGTGGCAGTGGGTGGCAGCCTCTACCCGGCCCCTGCCGACGTTGCTGGTGTCCTGCCTGCCTCTGGAGCCCACTGCCCTCTCTACAACCGCACCGCCAGCACCAACCACACGCTGCTGCTGGGACCACTG CCCCCCCAGCGCCCCGGCACAGAGCCTGCAAG GCCTCCCATCGTGGGTGACTTCTATGCCATCTCCTATCTGTACTACGGGGCACTGGGGACGCTCTCCACTGTGCTGGCAGGAGTGCTGCTCAGCTACCTGGCAG gGCCCACCAAGCGAGCACAGCTGCCCCCAGGTGTGCTTTGGTGGGACATCACCAAGCAAACATCCTCTGTGTCCCCAGCTGGGGGTGCAGCGCCTTCAGGGGGGTGTCCCACCAAG GTCTGCAGAGACCTTCAGGGGGGGCCGTGTCCCGAAGCCCCCCcggtgctgctggggctgggagggcaggCAC AGCCCCCCCCAGCACCGCGGGGTCAccgagcagctgctgcaggaaagccaCGTGTAGGGACACGG ACGGCGGAGGGGGGACATGGGGGAGGGGCACGGGCACCGATGCCCACCCGCTGTGTCGGTGTCGCCCCTCCGGGAGGGGACAATAAATGA
- the FCHO1 gene encoding LOW QUALITY PROTEIN: F-BAR domain only protein 1 (The sequence of the model RefSeq protein was modified relative to this genomic sequence to represent the inferred CDS: inserted 1 base in 1 codon; deleted 2 bases in 2 codons), which produces MSFFAEHFWGEKNHGFDVLYHNMKHGQTSTKELADFVRERAAIEESYAKAMVKLSKMATNGTQLGTFAPLWEVFRVSSDKLALCHLELVRKLQELLRELSRYGEEQGRAHKKCKEEAAGTLEAVQLLQGVAQLLAKCKESYHSKCHEHERLRREGTNQKDIDKAELKSQKAAEALRRAVDKYNSARNDFEQRMVESATRFQEVEEAHLRHMKGLIGSYSHSVEDTHVQIGQVHEEFKQNVENIGTETLLRRFAESKGTGRERPGALDFEEYRLAPAQEGPKRSRSKAFRIPGLSRKEREREAGESPDTDVACPEVDEDGFSVRPDVAHTEAEHHSCSSSDSDYDEDEPRRFHVHIKPVQPREGGGSAGATVEQLRATVGTFILPPGVGGTVRRQSSRHTAALSAAPSAADPGGPQVPGEAVLGSRRPGGPGVPSPSMSPITSXLIAGDSMGRGHAVTQASSCPGKAPVDVVPPMEAVPPAALFGPPLESAFEAEDFPAPRSYVLTSSSSPFSSSSPENVEDSGLDSPSHPAPVPSPDSRPWTPSAPQSPLPKRGALPDPSPAPSSAWAPPRPRSPGGRLPELPGFAVFPGAEGLWEEGDVGGAASRGRPRGTAPPLQPPSPDPFGEPWVRPHSPPGERHPQPRPSSNSASSSSSSPAPPSGGESSSPSPWTCPGLGMRMSEGGTATAPPELAARPPAAAPREVPLVAPPRRSRTKRPTAGPAAGSNSDLSRSLSPPPSWSCPSHSAPASLGERGFFSVCPPPLGLSRGPSPVVLGSQDALPVATAFTEYVHAYFKGRDADSCLVKVTGELTMSFPAGIVRVFSGSLAPPVLSFRLLNAGAIEQFLPNAELLYSDPSQSDPSTRDFWLNMAALTGQLQKQAEQSPSASYYNVALLKYQFSRLGPSSAPLRLCVRWDCAPGATRVSVEYGYNAGALALPVPLANVHVLLPLDEPVTNVRLQPKASWNLEEKRLLWKLLDVPSAPGQGGCGRLSASWQPLCGPSKPSPVAAQFSSEGSTLSGVEVELAGAGYRMSLVKKRFATGIYLAGS; this is translated from the exons ATGTCCTTCTTCGCTGAGCACTTTTGG gGCGAGAAAAACCACGGCTTTGATGTGCTGTACCACAACATGAAGCACGGGCAGACCTCCACCAAGGAGCTGGCGGACTTTGTGCGCGAGAG GGCTGCCATCGAGGAGAGCTACGCCAAAGCCATGGTGAAGCTGTCGAAAATGGCCACCAACGGCACCCAGCTGGG GACCTTCGCCCCGCTCTGGGAGGTGTTCCGTGTCTCCTCTGACAAATTGGCTCTGTGTCACTTGGAGTTGGTGCGAaaactgcaggagctgctccgGGAGCTGTCACGCTATGGGGAGGAGCAGGGCCGGGCACACAAAAAG TGCAaggaggaggctgcaggcacGCTGGAGGCggtgcagctcctgcagggggTGGCTCAGCTGCTGGCCAAGTGCAAGGAGAGCTACCACAGCAAATGCCACGAGCACGAGCGGCTGCGCCGGGAGGGCACCAACCAGAAAGACATCGACAAG gcagagctgaagtctcagaaggcagcagaagccCTGCGGCGTGCGGTGGACAAATACAACAGCGCCCGCAATGACTTCGAGCAGAGGATGGTGGAGTCGGCCACG CGCTTCCAGGAGGTGGAAGAAGCCCACCTGCGCCACATGAAGGGCCTCATCGGCTCCTACTCACACTCAGTGGAGGACACCCACGTGCAGATCGGGCAG GTTCACGAGGAGTTCAAGCAGAACGTGGAGAACATCGGCACCGAAACGCTGCTGCGGAGGTTTGCAGAGAGCAAAGGGACGGGGAGGGAGCGCCCAG GCGCGCTGGATTTTGAGGAGTAC CGCCTGGCCCCAGCGCAGGAAG ggCCCAAGAGGAGCCGCAGCAAAGCCTTCCGCATCCCTGGGCTGAGCCGCAAGGAGAGAGAGCGCGAAGCTGG GGAATCCCCGGACACCGATGTG GCTTGCCCCGAGGTGGATGAGGACGGGTTCAGCGTGCGCCCAGACGTCGCTCACA CGGAGGCAGAgcaccacagctgctcctccagcgACTCAGACTACGACGAGGATGAGCCCCGCAGGTTCCATGTGCACATCAAACCCGTACAGCCCCGCGAGGGGGGGGGCAGCGCCGGGGCCACcgtggagcagctgagggccACCGTGGGAACCTTCATCCTGCCGCCCGGCGTGGGG GGCACCGTCAGACGGCAGTCGTCAC GGCACACAGCGGCTCTGTCCGCAGCCCCGAGCGCCGCCGACCCTGGGGGGCCTCAGGTGCCAGGTGAGGCCGTGCTG GGGTCCCGCCGTCCTGGGGGTCCCGGTGTCCCCTCTCCCTCCATGTCCCCAATCACAT TTCTCATTGCAGGTGACAGCATGGGGAGGGGACACGCGGTGACACAGGCAAGCAG ctgccctgggAAGGCTCCGGTGGATGTGGTGCCCCCCATGGAGGCGGTGCCCCCCGCAGCGCTCTTCGGGCCCCCCCTGGAATCAGCTTTTGAGGCAGAGGATTTCCCGG CGCCCCGTTCCTACGTcctgacctcctcctcctcgcccttctcctcttcttccccgGAAAACGTGGAGGATTCGGGTTTGGATTCCCCCTCGCACCCTGCGCCCGTCCCCTCACCGGACTCGAGGCCGTGGACTCCATCGGCACCTCAGAGCCCCCTCCCCAAGCGGGGGGCACTGCCGGACCCCTCCCCGGCACCATCCTCGGCCTGGGCTCCCCCCCGACCCCGCAGCCCCGGGGGTCGCCTGCCCGAGCTGCCCGGCTTTGCCGTGTTCCCCGGGGCTGAGGGGCTCTGGGAggagggggatgtggggggtgCGGCGTCCCGGGGACGCCCCCGTGGCACTGCcccccccctgcagcccccctcGCCCGACCCTTTTGGGGAGCCCTGGGTCCGGCCCCACAGTCCTCCTGGGGAGCGACACCCCCAGCCTCGACCTTCCTCCAACTCggcctcatcctcctcctcctccccggCCCCCCCAAGCGGGGGGGAGTCCTCCAGCCCCTCCCCATGGAcgtgcccagggctggggatgAGGATGTCTGAGGGTGGCACTGCGACGGCCCCCCCTGAATTGG ccgcccgcccccccgccgccgccccccgcgaGGTCCCACTGGTGGCCCCCCCTCGCCGCTCCCGGACAAAGCGCCCGACAGCCggcccagctgcaggcagcaacaGTGACCTG TCGCGCTCGCTCAGCCCCCCACCCTCCTGGAGCTGCCCCTCGCATTCAGCCCCTGCCAGCCTGGGGGAGCGCGGCTTTTTCTCCGTGTGCCCACCGCCCCTCG GGCTGTCGCGGGGTCCCAGCCCTGTGGTGCTGGGCTCGCAGGACGCGCTGCCCGTGGCCACCGCCTTCACCGAATACGTGCATGCCTACTTCAAGGGGCGAGATGCCGACAG CTGCTTGGTGAAGGTGACAGGGGAGCTCACCATGTCCTTCCCCGCCGGCATCGTGCGCGTCTTCAGCGGCAGCTTGGCCCCCCCCGTGCTCAGCTTCCGTCTGCTCAACGCCGGTGCCATCGAGCAATTCCTGCCCAACGCCGAGCTGCTCTACAG TGACCCTTCCCAGAGCGACCCCAGCACCAGGGACTTCTGGCTGAACATGGCTGCGCTGACGgggcagctgcagaaacaagcagagcagagcccatcCGCCTCCTACTACAACGTGGCTCTGCTCAAGTACCAG TTTTCCCGGCTGGgtcccagctcagccccactgcGGCTGTGTGTGCGCTGGGACTGCGCGCCCGGAGCCACGCGGGTCAGTGTGGAGTACGGCTACAACGCAGGGGCGCTCGCCCTGCCTGTGCCCCTCGCCAACGTCCACGTGCTGCTGCCCCTGGATGAACCCGTCACCAACGTGCGGCTGCAGCCCAAGGCCAGCTG GAACCTGGAGGAGAAGAGGTTGCTCTGGAAGCTGCTGGATGTCCCCAGTGCGccagggcagggag gctGCGGGCGGCTCTCAGCCAGCTGGCAGCCGCTTTGTGGGCCCAGCAAGCCCAGCCCGGTGGCAGCACAGTTCAGCAGTGAGGGCAGCACGCTGTCGGGCGTCGAGGTGGAGCTGGCAGGCGCTGGGTACCGCATGTCGCTGGTCAAGAAGAGGTTCGCCACGG GGATCTACCTGGCGGGGTCCTGA
- the CCDC124 gene encoding LOW QUALITY PROTEIN: coiled-coil domain-containing protein 124 (The sequence of the model RefSeq protein was modified relative to this genomic sequence to represent the inferred CDS: inserted 1 base in 1 codon; deleted 2 bases in 2 codons) translates to MPKKFQGENTKSAAARARKAEAKAAADAKRQQELEDAYWKDDDKHVMRKEQRKVGEEKRRLEQLERKKELQRLLEEEDSKLKGKSPKQATPGKVTRAQIEETIRKDQQQKENADTVEKEKTHLEVPLEENVNRRVLEEGTVEARTIEDALPVVGVANDADRHPERRMKAAFTAFEEVNLPRLKQENPNMRLSQLKQLLKKEWMKSXENPMNQRHKAYNSQK, encoded by the exons ATGCCCAAGAAGTTCCAAGGGGAGAACACCAAGTCGGCTGCTGCCCGTGCAAGGAAGGCGGAGGCAAAGGCAGCAGCCGATGCCaagaggcagcaggagctggaagaTGCCTACTGGAAGGATGACGACAAACACGTGatgaggaaggagcagaggaaggtGG gagaggagaagcggcggctggagcagctggagcgCAAGAAGGAGCTGCAGCGCCTGCTGGAAGAGGAGGACTCCAAGCTGAAGGGGAAGTCACCTAAACAGGCAACACCAGGCAAAGTCACCAGGGCCCAGATTGAG GAGACCATCAGGAAAGaccagcagcagaaggagaaTGCAGACACAG TGGAGAAGGAGAAGACTCACTTGGAGGTTCCCTTGGAGGAGAACGTCAACAGGCGGGTCCTGGAGGAAGGGACAGTGGAGGCCAGGACGATCGAGGATGCATTGCC CGTCGTGGG CGTTGCCAACGATGCGGACCGGCATCCCGAGCGCCGGATGAAAGCCGCC TTCACGGCTTTTGAAGAGGTCAACCTGCCGCGCCTCAAGCAAGAGAACCCGAACATGCGGCTGTCCCAGCTCAAGCAGCTCCTCAAGAAGGAGTGGATGAAGT CGGAAAACCCCATGAACCAGAGGCACAAAGCTTACAACAGCCAGAAGTAG